A portion of the Cryptomeria japonica chromosome 5, Sugi_1.0, whole genome shotgun sequence genome contains these proteins:
- the LOC131062854 gene encoding uncharacterized protein LOC131062854 isoform X3, with product MQLDSWNVAADCRACQVSNIENVAVKHDFECKRDNYHFKGATRLLTRFPSSMMTVDIIMPQVIPQFSFSPETKHHGAQNQLGSRTWCACKCSLESF from the exons ATGCAATTAGATAGCTGGAATGTTGCGGCAGACTGTAGGGCATGTCAAGTGAGCAACATTG AAAATGTTGCAGTGAAGCATGATTTTGAATGTAAACGAGATAATTATCATTTCAAAG GGGCAACCAGGCTATTAACGAGATTTCCCTCCAGTATGATGACTGTGGATATAATTATGCCACAAGTTATCCCTCAA TTTTCTTTTTCCCCAGAAACAAAACATCACGGTGCACAAAACCAGTTGGGAAGTCGAACTTGGTGTGCCTGCAAGTGCAGTTTGGAAAGTTTTTAA
- the LOC131062854 gene encoding uncharacterized protein LOC131062854 isoform X1, with product MQLDSWNVAADCRACQVSNIENVAVKHDFECKRDNYHFKGIQVNQKSKLGCTMNTFRGATRLLTRFPSSMMTVDIIMPQVIPQFSFSPETKHHGAQNQLGSRTWCACKCSLESF from the exons ATGCAATTAGATAGCTGGAATGTTGCGGCAGACTGTAGGGCATGTCAAGTGAGCAACATTG AAAATGTTGCAGTGAAGCATGATTTTGAATGTAAACGAGATAATTATCATTTCAAAGGTATCCAAGTCAATCAAAAATCAAAATTGGGATGCACTATGAACACGTTTCGAG GGGCAACCAGGCTATTAACGAGATTTCCCTCCAGTATGATGACTGTGGATATAATTATGCCACAAGTTATCCCTCAA TTTTCTTTTTCCCCAGAAACAAAACATCACGGTGCACAAAACCAGTTGGGAAGTCGAACTTGGTGTGCCTGCAAGTGCAGTTTGGAAAGTTTTTAA
- the LOC131062854 gene encoding uncharacterized protein LOC131062854 isoform X2, with amino-acid sequence MSKNVAVKHDFECKRDNYHFKGIQVNQKSKLGCTMNTFRGATRLLTRFPSSMMTVDIIMPQVIPQFSFSPETKHHGAQNQLGSRTWCACKCSLESF; translated from the exons ATGTCAA AAAATGTTGCAGTGAAGCATGATTTTGAATGTAAACGAGATAATTATCATTTCAAAGGTATCCAAGTCAATCAAAAATCAAAATTGGGATGCACTATGAACACGTTTCGAG GGGCAACCAGGCTATTAACGAGATTTCCCTCCAGTATGATGACTGTGGATATAATTATGCCACAAGTTATCCCTCAA TTTTCTTTTTCCCCAGAAACAAAACATCACGGTGCACAAAACCAGTTGGGAAGTCGAACTTGGTGTGCCTGCAAGTGCAGTTTGGAAAGTTTTTAA